In uncultured Cohaesibacter sp., a genomic segment contains:
- a CDS encoding sarcosine oxidase subunit beta family protein: MRFSFVSLARNAMNYHQDWPRQWRSPAPKSHYDVIIIGGGGHGLATAYYLAKNHGIQKIAVLEKGWIGGGNTGRNTTIVRSNYLWDEAAHLYEKSLQLYEGLSQDLNYNIMLSQRGVLSLAHTLQDIRDSKRRINANKLNGIDAEWLEADEVRAFCPIIRTDRQARYPVLGASLQKRAGTARHDAVAWGFARAADMRGVDIIQNCEVTGILRQGDRVTGVETTRGAITAQKIGICTAGHSSLLAEMAGFQLPITSHPLQAMVSEPIKPVLDTVVMSNAVHVYVSQSDKGELVLGAGIDSYQSYAQRGSFHIVEHQIAALLELFPIFSRLKLMRLWGGIVDTTPDACPIISTTPLKNLFLNAGWGTGGFKAIPGSGFVFAHTIANNRPHDLNAAFTLDRFANGRLIDEHGAAGVAH, encoded by the coding sequence ATGCGTTTTTCCTTCGTCTCACTCGCTCGAAATGCAATGAATTACCATCAGGACTGGCCGAGACAATGGCGCAGCCCCGCGCCTAAAAGTCACTATGATGTCATCATCATTGGCGGCGGAGGGCACGGATTGGCTACCGCCTATTATCTCGCCAAAAACCATGGAATTCAGAAGATTGCGGTTCTGGAAAAGGGCTGGATCGGCGGTGGCAATACCGGCCGAAATACCACCATTGTCCGCTCCAATTATCTCTGGGATGAAGCGGCACATCTTTATGAAAAGTCTCTGCAGCTATATGAAGGCCTGTCGCAAGACCTCAATTACAACATCATGCTCAGCCAGCGCGGCGTACTCAGTCTTGCCCATACGCTTCAGGATATAAGAGACAGCAAAAGACGTATAAATGCCAACAAACTCAATGGAATAGATGCCGAGTGGCTCGAAGCCGACGAAGTCCGGGCCTTTTGTCCGATTATCAGAACCGACAGGCAGGCTCGCTACCCGGTCCTGGGGGCCAGCTTGCAGAAACGCGCAGGCACCGCCCGCCACGACGCCGTCGCCTGGGGCTTTGCCCGCGCAGCTGACATGCGCGGCGTTGACATCATTCAAAATTGTGAGGTGACCGGCATCCTGCGGCAGGGAGACAGGGTAACCGGGGTTGAAACGACGCGCGGCGCGATCACCGCCCAGAAGATCGGCATATGCACGGCAGGCCACAGCTCGCTACTGGCCGAAATGGCCGGCTTTCAGCTGCCGATCACAAGCCACCCCTTGCAGGCGATGGTATCCGAACCGATCAAGCCGGTGCTTGATACGGTTGTCATGTCCAATGCGGTCCATGTCTATGTCAGTCAGTCAGACAAAGGTGAGCTTGTGCTAGGAGCCGGAATAGATTCCTATCAATCCTATGCGCAGCGCGGATCCTTCCATATTGTCGAACATCAGATTGCCGCGCTGCTGGAGCTGTTCCCGATTTTCTCACGTCTCAAGCTGATGCGCCTCTGGGGCGGTATCGTGGATACCACGCCGGATGCTTGTCCGATCATATCAACAACACCCCTCAAAAATCTTTTCCTCAATGCCGGTTGGGGTACAGGTGGCTTCAAAGCCATTCCCGGCTCCGGTTTTGTGTTCGCTCATACCATTGCCAACAACAGACCTCATGACCTCAACGCCGCCTTCACGCTGGATCGCTTTGCGAACGGTCGCCTGATCGACGAACATGGCGCCGCAGGCGTTGCGCATTAG
- a CDS encoding cold-shock protein: MATGTVKWFNPTKGYGFIEPAEGGKDAFVHISAVERSGLTTLTEGQKVEYEMVEGRNGKENADSIKVLG; the protein is encoded by the coding sequence ATGGCAACCGGAACTGTTAAGTGGTTCAACCCAACCAAGGGCTATGGCTTCATTGAGCCGGCTGAAGGTGGCAAGGATGCTTTTGTGCATATTTCAGCGGTTGAACGTTCCGGCCTAACAACCCTTACCGAAGGTCAGAAGGTTGAATATGAAATGGTTGAAGGTCGCAACGGCAAGGAAAATGCCGATAGCATCAAGGTACTTGGATAG
- a CDS encoding sarcosine oxidase subunit delta, with protein MFKIDCPYCGTRDESEFSYGGEAHIARPEKPESLSDEAWGAFLFTRANKKGLIRERWLHAHGCRRWFNLLRDSASHEIIASYHAGEQPSITGLKKMARGGKEK; from the coding sequence ATGTTCAAAATTGATTGCCCATATTGCGGGACCAGAGACGAAAGCGAATTCTCCTATGGCGGCGAAGCTCATATTGCCCGCCCGGAAAAGCCGGAAAGCCTTTCCGATGAGGCCTGGGGCGCCTTTCTTTTCACACGCGCCAACAAGAAAGGCCTTATACGAGAACGCTGGCTGCATGCTCACGGCTGCCGCCGCTGGTTCAACCTGCTCAGAGATAGTGCCAGCCATGAAATCATCGCTTCCTATCATGCCGGAGAGCAACCCTCGATCACGGGTCTGAAGAAAATGGCACGGGGAGGGAAAGAAAAATGA
- a CDS encoding putative hydro-lyase, protein MDYKSLKLKSPESVRLAIRDGLYASHTAGLGKGVLQANIVIMPAADALDFMRFCQRNPKPCPLIAVSDTGNPAMFTAGRDIDIRKDVPAYYIYRDGVMVEEVGDISSLWNDDMVAFALGCSFTFEHALLAAGIDVWHITNDTTVPMFKTNIETVPAGPFSGALVVSMRMIPEERVEEAKAITSHFPLAHGAPVYAGDPAGIGIRDISKPDWGDAAPVLEGCVPVFWACGVTPQAAIQNAKLPICITHKPGHMLVTDIPDNVEVPIIKLPNSN, encoded by the coding sequence TTGGACTATAAGAGCTTAAAATTAAAAAGCCCGGAATCCGTCCGTCTGGCTATTCGCGATGGATTATATGCGTCTCATACTGCTGGTCTGGGCAAGGGTGTGTTGCAGGCTAATATTGTGATCATGCCTGCGGCAGATGCATTGGATTTCATGCGTTTTTGTCAGCGCAACCCCAAGCCCTGCCCGCTCATCGCGGTTTCAGATACCGGTAATCCTGCCATGTTTACCGCCGGGCGGGATATTGACATCAGAAAAGACGTCCCTGCCTATTACATTTATCGGGACGGGGTGATGGTTGAGGAAGTGGGCGACATTTCCTCGCTCTGGAACGATGATATGGTCGCCTTTGCGCTTGGGTGCTCCTTCACCTTCGAGCATGCCTTGCTGGCTGCTGGTATTGATGTCTGGCATATCACCAACGATACGACAGTGCCCATGTTCAAGACCAATATTGAAACAGTCCCCGCAGGCCCCTTTTCCGGTGCGTTGGTGGTATCCATGCGCATGATCCCTGAAGAGCGGGTGGAGGAAGCAAAGGCCATTACCAGCCATTTCCCGCTGGCGCATGGGGCGCCAGTCTATGCCGGAGATCCTGCCGGGATCGGTATCCGTGATATATCCAAGCCAGACTGGGGCGATGCGGCCCCCGTTCTTGAAGGATGCGTCCCGGTTTTCTGGGCTTGCGGTGTAACGCCGCAGGCCGCCATTCAAAATGCCAAATTACCAATCTGCATCACACATAAGCCGGGGCATATGCTCGTCACAGACATTCCGGATAATGTGGAGGTGCCAATAATAAAACTTCCAAATTCCAATTAG
- a CDS encoding TRAP transporter substrate-binding protein yields the protein MKRTLIAFTAAITMTMPALAEELSVVGSWSSLPLYNDYEAPFWGETLPKDSGGKITTQVTTHNEMNLGVADVFRLLGQGVYDVAMTVGDYAVSDAPELEGLDVPLVAMDAAKAKAAVDAARPMVADIFKDRFNSKLLAIAPYPPQVVFCNKEIANLDDLKGLKVRASGRMTAKFLEALGAEGVNVAFSEVPGALQKGVVDCAVTGAGSGYSAGWWEVSTHLLTIPLGGWDHVVTAMNMDKWNSLDEDTQKLITTEVAEKFEAPVWESAQGVLVNDIACLTGKGECKSGEARSMTLVEASDADIAKAREILETKVLPEWAERAGKDWAKRWNDSVGKVVDVTIPVE from the coding sequence ATGAAGCGGACACTCATTGCCTTCACTGCAGCAATAACCATGACCATGCCAGCGCTTGCCGAAGAGCTTTCGGTCGTTGGCAGCTGGTCAAGCCTGCCTCTTTACAATGATTATGAAGCGCCTTTCTGGGGCGAGACATTGCCCAAGGATTCCGGTGGCAAAATCACCACACAGGTCACCACTCATAACGAAATGAATTTGGGTGTTGCCGACGTATTCCGCCTGCTTGGTCAGGGCGTTTATGATGTTGCCATGACCGTTGGGGACTATGCCGTTTCCGACGCGCCAGAACTTGAAGGCCTCGATGTGCCGCTGGTGGCCATGGATGCTGCCAAGGCAAAGGCCGCCGTTGATGCTGCCCGCCCGATGGTTGCAGACATTTTCAAGGATCGCTTCAATTCCAAATTGCTCGCCATCGCGCCTTATCCGCCGCAGGTCGTTTTCTGCAACAAGGAAATCGCCAATCTTGATGATCTCAAGGGCCTCAAGGTGCGCGCTTCGGGACGCATGACGGCGAAATTCCTCGAAGCGCTGGGTGCTGAAGGTGTCAATGTCGCATTCTCGGAAGTGCCGGGTGCCCTGCAAAAAGGCGTTGTCGATTGCGCCGTAACCGGTGCTGGTTCTGGCTATAGCGCCGGTTGGTGGGAAGTTTCCACTCATCTGTTGACCATTCCGCTGGGCGGCTGGGACCATGTTGTCACCGCTATGAATATGGACAAATGGAATTCGCTGGACGAAGATACCCAGAAGCTGATCACGACAGAAGTGGCTGAAAAATTCGAGGCTCCGGTGTGGGAATCCGCACAAGGCGTGCTGGTCAATGACATTGCCTGCCTGACCGGCAAGGGCGAATGCAAATCGGGGGAAGCCCGTTCCATGACCCTTGTAGAAGCGTCTGATGCAGACATCGCCAAGGCGCGCGAAATTCTTGAAACCAAGGTGCTGCCGGAATGGGCAGAGCGTGCGGGCAAGGATTGGGCGAAACGCTGGAATGATTCAGTGGGTAAAGTCGTCGATGTTACCATCCCTGTTGAGTGA
- a CDS encoding LysR family transcriptional regulator, giving the protein MKIRNLDTFYWVTTLGSFRAAAMHLNLSQPAISARIQMLEQDLGAWVFLRDVRNAELTPEGRKLLPYAERLMALDQQIIDAFSSTTRFVQTVRLGSAETIVTSWLPEFLTHVGATIPGIAFELSVDTSNNLRNALLAREIDLAFLLGPVAEASISNHPICGYKMVLATTPQIAAQHEHWSAADVAASRILTFSRETRPTNEIRALLASSSDTQLDMTTSSSVGALIELACSGYGICALPRAIIQPELESGKLLELNTNLRLKDLSFTASYVMSSVTSERVRMITESLADFLRPRLRDGIYVT; this is encoded by the coding sequence ATGAAGATCAGAAATCTCGATACTTTCTATTGGGTTACCACACTTGGCAGTTTCCGCGCCGCGGCCATGCATCTCAATCTCAGCCAGCCTGCCATCTCGGCCCGCATTCAGATGTTGGAACAGGATTTGGGGGCATGGGTTTTTCTCAGAGACGTGAGAAATGCCGAATTGACCCCAGAAGGGCGCAAATTGCTACCCTATGCGGAAAGACTCATGGCGCTTGATCAGCAAATCATTGACGCTTTTTCATCGACGACGAGATTTGTGCAGACCGTGCGGCTCGGATCTGCAGAGACGATCGTCACCAGCTGGCTGCCTGAATTCCTCACCCATGTCGGAGCCACGATACCGGGAATTGCATTCGAACTGTCAGTCGATACCAGCAACAATCTGCGCAATGCCCTGTTGGCGCGGGAAATTGATCTCGCCTTTCTTTTGGGGCCTGTCGCCGAAGCCAGCATCTCCAATCATCCGATCTGCGGTTACAAGATGGTGCTGGCCACCACACCGCAGATTGCCGCCCAGCACGAACACTGGAGCGCCGCCGATGTGGCCGCGAGCCGCATTCTGACCTTTTCACGCGAAACCCGCCCCACGAATGAAATCCGCGCCCTGCTGGCATCATCGTCAGACACCCAGCTAGACATGACCACATCCTCATCCGTTGGCGCTTTGATTGAGCTGGCCTGTTCTGGTTATGGCATCTGCGCCTTGCCGCGCGCGATCATCCAGCCGGAACTGGAAAGTGGAAAGCTGCTGGAGCTGAATACAAATCTGCGGCTCAAGGATCTTTCTTTCACCGCATCCTACGTGATGAGCTCGGTAACCAGTGAGCGCGTGCGGATGATTACCGAAAGCCTAGCCGATTTTCTAAGGCCCAGATTGCGAGATGGAATTTATGTCACATGA